Genomic DNA from Thalassoroseus pseudoceratinae:
TTCACTCGGTCGCCCCAATCGGGAGCAAGTCGTGACCACTCGGCCGGATAGTCTCACGACTCTGCAAGCGTTGGATTTGAGTAATGGTGAGGATCTCACTCGATTGGTCAATCGCGGCGCCGATTCCCTGCGGAAAGCTCATCCCGAATGGTCCGACGCTGATTTCGCGAATTCGCTGTTCCAGTCGGCATTGTCCCGATCTCCTACTTCATCGGAATTACGTGTCGCGGAGCAATTGATTGGAGACCCTACGACCAATCTCGGCTTAAGTGATTTCCTGTGGACCCTGTTCATGCTCCCGGAGTTCCAAGCGATTCGGTAAGGAAGACGACCATGCAAAGACGCCAATTTCTTCAATCGATGTCAGCCGCATCCATGGCGGCGATGGCTTCCGGTGCCCCCCGATTGTGGGCAGCGGACGAACCGGTTTCCCACCCGGAACCGAAGGCGGATTGTTTGATCCTCCTGTGGATGGCCGGTGGGATGGCCGCGCCGGAAACGTTCGATCCGAAACGTTACTTGCCGTTCGAGAAGGGACTACCCGTCGAGCGAGTGATGAGCACTTTCCCATCGATTCCGACGGCGATCGATGGCGTGGAAATCAGCGAGGGGTTGGAGAACATCGCATCCGTTCTCGATCGCGGTACGTTGATTCGCTCACACGTGTTGCCTGACTTGGGACACATCCTGCACTCTCGTCATCAATACCATTGGCACACCGGTTACGTTCCACCACAAACCGTGGCGGCTCCCCATTTGGGGGCATGGATCAGCAAAGTTCGCGGACCGAACAATCCGGCCATTCCGGCGTTTATCGATGTCGGTCAGCGGCTTGAAGGCGTCGGGGAGAAGGAAGAACTCAAAGCGTTTCACCAAGCCGGCTTCTTTGGCACCGAGTACGGACCGTTTCTGTTGCCATACCCGGATCAAGCCATCGACGCCGTCCGTCCGCCGGAAGGGATGACGAGCGAACGCTTCCGCAATCGCTACCAACAGTTTCAGAAGCTGGTGCAGGCCAGTCCGCTCGGCGAGTTCGGCAGCAGCTACCAACAAGAATCCATGATGCGGTCGATCGAGAATGCCCATCGGCTGTTGAATTCGCCGGATCGTAAGGCGTTCGACATCACGTTGGAGCCGAAGGAAAGTTACGACCAATACAACACCGGTCGGTTCGGCCTGGGGTGTTTGCTTGCCCGACGGTTGGCGGAGTCTGGAGCACGATTCATCGAAGTCACCACCGAATACGTGCCGTTCTTACACTGGGACACGCACGAGAACGGTCATACCACGGTCGAGCGAATGAAGAAGGAAATTGATCGTCCGATTGCCCAACTCGTTCGCGATCTCGATGAACGCGGAATGCTTGATCGCACATTGGTCGTGCTCGCTAGCGAATTCAGTCGAGACATGATGATTGAAGGCGTCCCCGGCAGCACCGCCCGCGATCAATCCCGAGCACGCACCGACAAACTTCAAGAGCTGAAACAATACGGGTTGCATCGCCACTTCACCGGATCGAGTAGCGTGTTGATGTTCGGCGGCGGCATCAAACGCGGAGCGGTCTACGGCGAGACGGCTCCGGAACGCCCGTGCTTGGTGACCAAGAATCCCATCTCCCTCGAAGACATGCACGCCACCATCTACACCGCGATGGGCATCTCTCCGAAAACCGCCTTCGACGTCGAAAAACGCCCGTTTTACGCGACCAAAGATGGACACGGCAAAGCCGTGATGGAGTTGTTTAGCTGATGTCGGTTCACGTTTCGTAGAAAGCATCTGAGCTTGCGTTCTTTGGAAACGATTTCACTAGTCGAAGGGAAGCCGAAGATGAGTAATGCAACAAATAGACTTCCCGCTCATTGGAACTTTCTCGTTTTATTCATTGCAACAGTGATGCTCGCCGGTTGCAGACTGGTGGTGTTTGACGAACCAATCGGAGAACGGCAGACGCGAATTCAGACGCTGCGATTCGTTGGAGAATGGCGGCTAGTTTCTCCCGACGAGAAAACCAATGATGAGCCTCTATGTATGTTTGTCCGCATTCGAAAGGATGGACGATTGCGAGTGGCCCACATCAAGTGGTTGGAAAGCGAAGAGAAATTTGAGACAGAGATCTCTTCGGCTGTTGCGACCAAAGTCGGCGAAGAAGAGTTCCTCACTTGGTTCGAAGACCCACACGAGGAAGAATCAGCAAAGCTCATCCATTCGGTTCGAATCAAATGGATCGACCAATCGCAGTTCGAGTACTATATGGCAGACTTCGATGCCTTCGAGAGACTACACAAACGGAATTCGATTCCGGGGAAACTTGAATCACACGATAAGAGCAGGACTCTGCATATCGAAGCGGATGATCTTGAGCGATATCTTCAGACGAACCCCGATGCTGTGAGGGATCTTTTTCCTTCTGCCAACACGTCTTCGAAAGACAAGAAACACCCGCGCATTCGACGCTTGCGGTAGTCGATGTAGGTTAGGCAATGTCTATGACACTGCTGGGGCCGAGACAGGCTGCGTTGAGCGGAATCTGATCGACTGCTGATTCGCCGGCGTCCTTACGAAACGACAACGCTTGACGAACGGACGCCAACGATGAGTAATGCCGCCAATAAACGCCAAGCTCTTTGGAAATTCTTCACTTTGTTCTTCGTGTTTGCGGCGCTCACCGGCTGTCGGTACGTCGAGTTCGATCAACCGATCGGTGAGCTGCAATCGAAAAAGAAGACGCAGCGATTCGTGGGGGAATGGCGGATCGTTCCACCCGATGACGCAGCGAATGATGGGGATCGCTGTTTGACTGTTCGCATGCGTAAGAATGGTGAATTACGCGTGGCCCAACTCAGATGGATTGAACGCCGAGGCAAATTCGTCAAAATCAGTTATCCGGTCGTCGCGACGCGAGTGGGTGAAGATGAGTTTCTGACATGGTTCTGGGACGCGGAAGACGGAACCGCCCGGCGTGACTTTCAATCAGTTCGGGTGAAGTGGATTGATCAATCGACGATCGAGCTCTATCCGGCAGATTTCGAAGCATTCGTTGAATTGCAGCAACAAAAGCTGATTGCCGGTGAGATTGAGTTGAGCGACAAAAGCAACAAGACGATCCACGTCAAAGCCGATGAAATCGAGCAATATCTTCGGAAGAAACCTGAAGATTCGAAAAAGCTGTTTCCAGCTTCCGACAAAAATTCACAAGAGACTCAGCACATACGGATTCAACGCTTGTGACATATCGCTGTTCAAGCATGGAAAAACCCCAGCGATATTCGCCGGGGCATCTTGTTCCAGCTCGAACAAAGTATGGATTATTTCGGCAGTTCCGGGGCTTCATGGTCAGGGTAGCTTTCGCTGGAAAGTCCTTCTTTCATGAAGGTGACAAGGTCTTTCTTGTCCTGTTCCGAAAGTTCCAGCGGGAAGATTTCCTCATCGAGATACGGGTTGTCGATGCCACCCTTGTTGTAGTGCTCGACAACTTCTTCCAGCGTTTTCAGGCTGCCATCGTGCATGTACGGGGCGGACCGTGCAATTTCACGCAGTGTCGGTGTTTTGAACGAACCCGTGTCGCCCTTCAATTTGCTGACAGCATAACGACCGACATCCGGCTCCTCTTTGTCCATACCGATGCCAATGTTGTGGAAGGCGTTGTCGGTGAAGTTTGGCCCGGAATGGCAACTCGCACACACGGCCGCACCGAAGAACAACTTCATGCCCCGTTGAGCCGATTCGGAGAGGGCGTTTTCGTCACCGGCTTTGAACCGGTCATACGGTGCGTCACCGGAAACGATCGTGCGTTCGTAAGCCGCGATGGCCTGACCAATGCGTTTGTCGGTGATTTTCTCATCCCCGAATGCTTCCTTGAACATGTCGCGATAGCCTTCGACGGCCTCTAGTCGCTCCAAGGCCAAGTCCATCGACATATTCATTTCGATCGGATTTTGAATCGGGCCAAGAGCTTGTTCTTCGAGACTTCCCGCGCGACCGTCCCAGAACTGCAATTTGTTGTAGACGGAGTTGATAATCGTTGGTGCGTTGCGACCGCCCAATTTGCCGCCAACACCTGCCGACGTGCTTCGCCCATCACTCCACCCCTTCTTCGGGTCATGGCAGGTTGCGCAGGAAATGGTGCGATCTTCACTCAATCGCTTATCGAAGTACAACGCCTTCCCCAATTTTACCTTGGCTTCGGTAATGGGGTTGTCTTCCGGGTGGGCGATTGCATCGAGCCCAGCGGGTACGTGGATTTCAAACAGTGACTCCTGTCCGTATGCCGTCCCGATCAGCATTGCGCCCACGATCAGCATCGTTCGGCCAACTCTGGCAAACTTCGGTAGGGCAATCTTGGCAAATATCATAATGTCGTTGTTCTCCCCTGAATTGCAGATGCGCGAGTCAACAGTTGCGTTACTCATTGTTGATGTATTTGTAGCGAGATCCGGCTTGCGCAGGCAACCGCGGAGGCGTACGGATTGCAAACTCGGCGAGAGATTCGTCCGTTTTCGAATGAAATCTGCTGGATCGTGAGGCACCAGACGGCGAAGTGTGGGGGCGTCACAACTCTAGCTATGCCATTGGTTTAATCGGTTTGAGGGTTGGTCGGCATCGTGACATCGGCCGGCAAGTATTGCAATTGGTTGCGGGAAACCACCTTGTCCCATCTGTCGCTCCATCCGCGAAAATGTATCTCGACACCCCCGTTGGGCAGTGCGTTCAAAACGTCGACCGCATACCAGGCCAAGCCATCTTGAGCCAAGAGAACCATCCCGGTTGTGATTGCGTCCTGAGATTGAACCGGCCGACCGGACGCGGGAACAGACCCCGGCCCCTTGTAGTTCCGAGACGGTCCAAAACTTGGTTGCGAGGAAATCGTTCGCTGAATTGTCCGCTTGATCGGCGGACTATTGGCCGTGCCTGTCTCGCTATGACTCGACTGCGAAGCGGAACCCTCCGTGTGCGAACCAGCATACGAGGCGACCGACTCCCCGTGTCCGGAATTGGACTCACTATGACTCGAATGTGACGAATGCCGACTTGGGTTCGGTCGTTGATAGACTTGGCTCTCAAAATCATCGATGTTTTTTTGGAATTTATCGGAGCCTGGATAGTCAAGGAGCGACTTGGAAACTTTGGGTGATTCCTCGTCATCGATGAAGAATTTCAGAGTAAAAGAAGCGATCCACATTCCTGCCATAGCCATGACGAACCAGTAGACGAGCGGTGACGGTCCGTCTCGCCTCGGTTTTTCCGGCCGTCGTTGTTTCTTCGGACGACTCCGCTTGGGTTTTCGCGCTGATTTCTGGGGAGTTTTAGGACGCATCCGAGGCGGTTTGGTCGACCGTGGTTTCGATTGAAACACTCGGCGGGGCGAAGGCACTTCGAACTCGATGCCGCAAGAAATGCAGAATCGCGATGTTCCCGCGAGATTAGCAGGCAGTTCAAATGCTTCGCCACAGTGCGGACAGAACCCTTCGATGCCCATTGGTTTGTTCTCCTGAGCGCGATTTGTGTTTTCATATGATATTGACAAATCGGAGTGTTTGTCCATCTGGTCGAGTGTCATGTTCGATCAAGTTGCAATGCTGCCCGGAATGCAGGAAACTTGGCAAGTCTGTCATCCATATGCGAAGGAAACATCCGCATACGAGACATGATCTAGAAAAACATAATCTTCGGAGATTCGATGTCCTTAGTATTGGATCAAATTCGCAAGAGCTATCCGCAACCGGACGGGACCCGGATTGATGTGCTCGATGTGCCACATTTTGAAGTGTCGCGCGGCGAACATGTCGTCTTGGTCGGTTCGAGTGGCGGGGGCAAAACAACGTTACTTAATGTCATTTCTGGGATTACGTCGCCGGATTCTGGTGCGGTCAAAATTGATGATTACGACCTCACCACCATGCCCGAG
This window encodes:
- a CDS encoding DUF1501 domain-containing protein is translated as MQRRQFLQSMSAASMAAMASGAPRLWAADEPVSHPEPKADCLILLWMAGGMAAPETFDPKRYLPFEKGLPVERVMSTFPSIPTAIDGVEISEGLENIASVLDRGTLIRSHVLPDLGHILHSRHQYHWHTGYVPPQTVAAPHLGAWISKVRGPNNPAIPAFIDVGQRLEGVGEKEELKAFHQAGFFGTEYGPFLLPYPDQAIDAVRPPEGMTSERFRNRYQQFQKLVQASPLGEFGSSYQQESMMRSIENAHRLLNSPDRKAFDITLEPKESYDQYNTGRFGLGCLLARRLAESGARFIEVTTEYVPFLHWDTHENGHTTVERMKKEIDRPIAQLVRDLDERGMLDRTLVVLASEFSRDMMIEGVPGSTARDQSRARTDKLQELKQYGLHRHFTGSSSVLMFGGGIKRGAVYGETAPERPCLVTKNPISLEDMHATIYTAMGISPKTAFDVEKRPFYATKDGHGKAVMELFS
- a CDS encoding cytochrome-c peroxidase, with translation MIFAKIALPKFARVGRTMLIVGAMLIGTAYGQESLFEIHVPAGLDAIAHPEDNPITEAKVKLGKALYFDKRLSEDRTISCATCHDPKKGWSDGRSTSAGVGGKLGGRNAPTIINSVYNKLQFWDGRAGSLEEQALGPIQNPIEMNMSMDLALERLEAVEGYRDMFKEAFGDEKITDKRIGQAIAAYERTIVSGDAPYDRFKAGDENALSESAQRGMKLFFGAAVCASCHSGPNFTDNAFHNIGIGMDKEEPDVGRYAVSKLKGDTGSFKTPTLREIARSAPYMHDGSLKTLEEVVEHYNKGGIDNPYLDEEIFPLELSEQDKKDLVTFMKEGLSSESYPDHEAPELPK